Proteins from one Mycobacterium adipatum genomic window:
- a CDS encoding class I adenylate-forming enzyme family protein: MAAVNEPVLAFGVRQYSMAELDALSDGMAAVLAARGVTAGDRVALMSSNRPEFVVALRAIWRLGAAVVLMSPSWKPAEVAHALDLTAPVLGVGDAAVLADLLPMLHLDESIAPAHREWPPVPPGADALFVFSSGTTGLPKAVRHSHAGFATAVRHWRSALGLTADDRMQIMTPPSHILGLLNIATVLDTGAWMRLHPRFDVDRMLSHIQDDRITIEMAVAPIALAIAAHPRLESFDLSSLHYIMWCATPVTKSVADTVTERIGVPWVSAYGASELPVIACCPTGDARLDTVGKPVPGVSVRIAESGEIQVRSDSVMVGYLPDDATADAFDDGWYRTGDIGELDSGGWLRITDRLKEMIKVRGFQVAPAEVEAILHGHPAVQDCAVFGVPDGVNGEAVVAAVTTGKPVSETELIALVGERLSSYKRPSRVVFVDAIPRLPSGKVLRRVLRDGYR; encoded by the coding sequence ATGGCTGCAGTGAACGAACCGGTCCTTGCGTTCGGGGTCCGCCAGTACAGCATGGCAGAGCTGGACGCGCTGTCCGATGGGATGGCCGCGGTGCTGGCCGCGCGGGGCGTGACAGCCGGTGATCGGGTGGCGTTGATGTCGTCGAATCGGCCCGAGTTCGTCGTTGCCCTGCGGGCGATCTGGCGGCTCGGCGCTGCCGTGGTGCTGATGAGCCCGAGTTGGAAACCAGCCGAGGTGGCCCACGCGCTGGACCTGACGGCGCCGGTGCTGGGGGTCGGCGACGCCGCGGTGCTGGCCGATCTTCTGCCGATGCTGCACCTGGACGAGTCGATCGCCCCGGCCCACCGTGAATGGCCGCCGGTCCCACCCGGTGCCGATGCCCTGTTCGTGTTCAGCTCCGGAACCACCGGACTGCCCAAGGCCGTGCGGCACTCGCATGCAGGTTTCGCCACCGCGGTGCGGCACTGGCGGAGCGCGCTGGGCCTCACGGCCGATGACCGCATGCAGATCATGACGCCGCCCTCGCACATTCTCGGGCTGCTCAACATCGCCACCGTCCTGGACACCGGGGCCTGGATGCGGCTACATCCGCGCTTCGATGTCGACCGCATGCTGTCGCATATCCAAGACGACCGGATCACCATCGAAATGGCCGTTGCGCCCATCGCTTTGGCCATCGCCGCGCACCCGCGCCTGGAGAGCTTCGACCTGTCTTCCCTGCACTACATCATGTGGTGCGCCACACCGGTGACCAAGAGTGTCGCCGACACCGTGACCGAGAGGATCGGTGTGCCGTGGGTGTCGGCCTACGGTGCCAGCGAGCTGCCGGTGATCGCCTGTTGCCCCACCGGTGACGCGCGGTTGGACACCGTGGGTAAACCGGTACCCGGGGTGAGCGTACGCATTGCCGAGAGCGGCGAGATTCAGGTGCGCTCGGACTCGGTGATGGTCGGCTACCTGCCCGACGACGCCACGGCCGACGCATTCGACGATGGCTGGTACCGCACCGGAGACATCGGTGAACTGGACAGCGGCGGCTGGCTGCGAATCACCGACCGGCTCAAGGAGATGATCAAGGTCCGCGGATTCCAGGTCGCGCCGGCCGAGGTGGAGGCGATTCTGCACGGGCACCCGGCGGTGCAGGACTGTGCGGTTTTCGGCGTCCCCGACGGCGTCAACGGCGAGGCGGTCGTCGCGGCGGTGACGACCGGAAAGCCGGTGAGCGAAACGGAATTGATCGCTCTGGTGGGCGAGCGACTGTCCTCCTACAAACGCCCGAGCCGGGTGGTGTTCGTCGATGCCATTCCGCGGTTGCCGTCGGGCAAGGTCTTGCGGCGGGTGCTGCGCGACGGGTATCGCTGA
- a CDS encoding enoyl-CoA hydratase — MADQTPEYRFVTYETLDEGTIARIMLNRPEARNAQNRGMLVELHEAFLRAEADDTVRVVILGGHGPMFSAGHDVGSKVQIGEYSPGPDQHPSFTVNGGTREGAEKLMLQEWHHYFENTRRWRNLRKITIASVHGDVYAAALMLMWSCDLIVAADNTRFTDVVGTRLGMCGVEYFAHPWEFGARKTKELMLTGDTLSVEEGHALGMVSKIFPADELADKTVEFARRIAKVPTMAALLVKESVNQTQDNQGFYNSLNACFTMHQLNHSHWAQVHGNKFPVGLAEDGLLDWRTAGPPGPSRKDQP, encoded by the coding sequence ATGGCTGACCAGACCCCTGAATACCGCTTCGTCACATACGAAACCCTCGACGAGGGCACCATCGCCCGGATCATGCTGAACCGGCCGGAGGCGCGCAACGCGCAGAACCGCGGGATGCTCGTCGAGTTGCACGAAGCGTTCCTGCGGGCCGAGGCCGATGACACCGTACGGGTGGTGATCCTGGGCGGGCATGGACCGATGTTCTCTGCCGGACACGATGTCGGGTCCAAGGTGCAGATCGGTGAGTACTCGCCCGGCCCGGATCAGCACCCGAGCTTCACCGTGAACGGCGGTACCCGAGAGGGCGCCGAGAAGCTGATGCTGCAGGAGTGGCATCACTATTTCGAGAACACCCGCCGCTGGCGCAATCTGCGCAAGATCACCATCGCCTCGGTGCACGGCGACGTCTACGCCGCGGCGCTGATGCTGATGTGGTCCTGCGATCTCATCGTCGCCGCCGACAACACCCGGTTCACCGACGTGGTCGGCACGCGGTTGGGCATGTGCGGCGTCGAATACTTTGCTCACCCATGGGAGTTCGGCGCCCGTAAGACCAAGGAGCTGATGCTCACCGGAGATACCCTCTCGGTCGAGGAGGGGCATGCGCTGGGGATGGTCTCCAAGATCTTCCCCGCCGACGAACTCGCGGACAAGACCGTCGAGTTCGCGCGGCGCATCGCCAAGGTGCCCACGATGGCTGCGCTGCTGGTCAAGGAGTCGGTGAATCAGACCCAGGACAATCAGGGTTTCTACAACTCGCTCAATGCCTGCTTCACCATGCACCAGCTGAACCACAGCCACTGGGCGCAGGTGCATGGCAACAAGTTCCCTGTCGGCTTGGCCGAGGACGGGCTACTGGACTGGCGGACCGCGGGTCCGCCCGGACCGTCGCGCAAAGATCAGCCCTAG
- a CDS encoding SDR family NAD(P)-dependent oxidoreductase: MSSLAGKTAFVAGASRGIGATIARSLASAGASVAVAARTERPSTLEGTIGSVADSIRARGGTALAVACDVTSEASVNDAVAETVSEFGAIDILVANAGVLWLGPVETTPLKRWQLCLDVNLTGVFLVTKAVIPHVRARGGGSLMAVTTTGVGMAGANAYWVSKAAAERLYLGLADDLRGDNIAVNCLSPSRVVLTEGWRAGGGGIEIPPEMVEPPEAMGRAAVLLAGQDAGGITGTVQRSEELAI; encoded by the coding sequence GTGAGTTCACTCGCCGGCAAGACCGCATTCGTCGCGGGGGCCAGCCGGGGTATCGGGGCGACCATCGCCCGGTCGCTCGCGTCCGCGGGCGCCTCCGTCGCAGTGGCAGCCCGCACCGAACGCCCGAGCACTCTGGAGGGCACCATTGGTTCGGTGGCCGATTCGATCCGCGCGCGGGGCGGTACCGCACTCGCCGTAGCGTGCGATGTCACCAGCGAAGCATCGGTCAATGACGCCGTCGCTGAGACGGTTTCGGAGTTCGGCGCGATCGACATCCTGGTCGCCAACGCCGGCGTGCTGTGGCTCGGCCCGGTGGAGACGACGCCGTTGAAGCGCTGGCAACTGTGCCTGGACGTGAACCTCACCGGGGTGTTCCTGGTGACCAAGGCCGTCATCCCGCATGTCCGCGCTCGCGGCGGCGGCTCACTGATGGCCGTCACCACCACCGGGGTCGGGATGGCGGGCGCCAACGCGTACTGGGTGTCCAAGGCCGCCGCCGAGCGGCTCTACCTCGGCCTGGCCGATGACCTACGCGGTGACAACATCGCGGTGAACTGCCTGAGCCCATCCCGGGTGGTACTCACCGAGGGGTGGCGGGCCGGCGGCGGGGGGATCGAGATTCCACCCGAGATGGTCGAACCTCCCGAGGCAATGGGGCGGGCCGCGGTGCTGCTGGCCGGGCAGGACGCCGGCGGGATCACCGGCACCGTGCAGCGCTCCGAGGAGCTCGCCATCTGA
- a CDS encoding cobalamin B12-binding domain-containing protein, producing the protein MATRVLVAKPGLDGHDRGAKIVARTLRDAGFEVIYTGIRQRIEDIVSIALQEDVALVGLSILSGAHVAMTKRTVDALRAADAGDIAVVVGGTIPESDVQKLLDAGAAAVFPTGTALETLVTEVRALTEKAGEHAS; encoded by the coding sequence ATGGCGACACGAGTGCTGGTCGCCAAGCCCGGTCTGGACGGTCACGATCGCGGTGCCAAGATCGTCGCCCGCACCTTGCGCGATGCCGGTTTCGAGGTCATCTACACCGGCATCCGGCAGCGCATCGAGGACATCGTGTCCATCGCCCTGCAGGAAGACGTTGCCCTGGTCGGCCTTTCGATTCTGTCCGGGGCGCACGTGGCGATGACCAAGCGCACCGTCGACGCGTTGCGCGCCGCCGATGCCGGTGACATCGCCGTCGTGGTGGGCGGGACCATCCCGGAATCGGACGTGCAGAAACTGCTCGACGCCGGTGCGGCCGCGGTGTTCCCGACCGGTACCGCGCTGGAGACCCTGGTGACCGAGGTGCGGGCGCTGACGGAGAAGGCAGGGGAACACGCATCATGA
- a CDS encoding SDR family NAD(P)-dependent oxidoreductase has translation MDIAGSSALVVGGAGGLGEATVRRLHAAGAKVVVADLADEKGPKLADELGVKYVRTDATSEESVNAAIAEAEALAPLRISVDTHGGPAAGGRLVGKDGSPHGLEGFETTVKFYLTAVFNVMRLAAAAIGRTEPLEEGGRGVIVNTASIAGYEGQIGQLAYAAAKGGVLGMTLVAARDLSPLGIRVNTIAPGTINTPAYGKAADQLEQYWAPQVPFPKRMGRSTEYAQLAQSIIENDYLNGEIIRLDGALRFPPK, from the coding sequence ATGGACATCGCCGGAAGCTCCGCACTGGTCGTCGGTGGCGCTGGAGGCCTCGGGGAGGCGACCGTCCGCCGCCTCCATGCCGCAGGGGCGAAGGTGGTCGTGGCCGACCTTGCCGACGAGAAGGGCCCAAAACTCGCCGACGAACTGGGCGTCAAGTACGTCCGCACCGACGCGACATCAGAAGAATCCGTCAACGCCGCCATCGCCGAAGCCGAAGCTCTTGCCCCACTACGCATCTCGGTAGACACCCACGGTGGACCGGCGGCGGGCGGCCGGCTGGTCGGCAAGGATGGTTCACCGCACGGCCTGGAGGGCTTCGAGACCACGGTCAAGTTCTATCTGACGGCGGTGTTCAACGTGATGCGACTGGCCGCGGCGGCCATCGGGCGCACCGAACCCCTGGAGGAGGGCGGCCGCGGTGTCATCGTCAACACCGCCTCGATTGCCGGCTACGAGGGGCAGATCGGCCAGCTGGCCTACGCCGCGGCCAAGGGTGGCGTCCTCGGCATGACGCTGGTGGCCGCACGCGATCTGTCCCCGTTGGGGATTCGCGTGAACACCATTGCCCCCGGCACCATCAACACCCCCGCCTACGGGAAGGCCGCCGATCAGTTGGAGCAGTATTGGGCACCGCAGGTTCCGTTCCCGAAGCGGATGGGTCGCTCAACCGAGTACGCCCAGCTGGCCCAGAGCATCATCGAGAACGACTACCTCAACGGCGAGATCATCCGTCTCGACGGGGCGCTGCGGTTTCCGCCCAAGTGA
- a CDS encoding thiolase family protein: protein MSNDVAIIGVGIHPFGRFDKTAMEMGAEAITSALADAKLEWKDIQFGFGGSYEVSNPDAVTRLVGLTGITFTNVFNACATSASAIQQTADTIRLGKYDIGIAIGLDKHPRGAFTDDPAKLALPQWYANNGQFVTTKFFGMKANHYIHKHGISEETLARVANKNFRNGVLNPNAFRRKEISVDEIMASPVLNYPLRQYMFCAPDEGAAAVIMCRADIAHRYTDKPVYVRASEIRTRTFGAYEVHATSAPLDEDPSPTVFAAKAAYEAAGIGPEDVDVAQLQDTDAGAEVIHMAETGLCADGEQEKMLIDGATEINGTIPVNTDGGLIANGEPIGASGLRQMHELVRQLRGEAGERQVPGHPRVGLAQVYGAPGTASATILSL, encoded by the coding sequence ATGAGCAATGACGTAGCCATCATCGGCGTGGGCATCCACCCCTTCGGCAGGTTCGACAAGACCGCGATGGAGATGGGCGCCGAGGCGATCACCAGTGCGCTGGCCGACGCCAAGCTGGAATGGAAGGACATCCAGTTCGGGTTCGGCGGCAGTTACGAGGTGTCCAATCCGGACGCCGTGACGCGCCTGGTCGGGCTGACCGGCATCACGTTCACCAATGTCTTCAATGCCTGTGCCACCTCGGCCAGTGCCATCCAGCAGACCGCGGACACCATCCGGCTGGGCAAGTACGACATCGGTATCGCGATCGGCCTGGACAAGCATCCGCGTGGCGCCTTCACCGATGATCCGGCCAAACTCGCGCTGCCGCAGTGGTACGCCAACAACGGCCAGTTCGTGACCACGAAGTTCTTCGGCATGAAGGCCAATCACTACATCCACAAGCACGGCATCTCCGAGGAGACGCTGGCCCGGGTGGCCAACAAGAACTTCCGCAACGGCGTGCTGAACCCGAATGCTTTCCGGCGCAAGGAAATCAGTGTGGACGAGATCATGGCCTCGCCGGTCCTGAACTATCCACTGCGCCAGTACATGTTCTGCGCGCCCGACGAGGGTGCGGCCGCGGTCATCATGTGCCGCGCCGATATCGCGCACCGCTACACCGACAAGCCGGTCTACGTGCGCGCCAGCGAGATCCGCACCCGCACCTTCGGCGCCTACGAGGTGCACGCCACGTCGGCACCGCTGGACGAGGATCCGTCGCCGACGGTGTTCGCGGCCAAAGCCGCCTACGAGGCCGCCGGGATCGGGCCCGAGGATGTCGACGTCGCGCAGCTGCAGGACACCGACGCCGGCGCCGAGGTCATCCACATGGCCGAAACCGGTCTGTGCGCCGACGGTGAGCAAGAAAAGATGCTCATCGACGGAGCCACCGAGATCAACGGAACGATCCCGGTGAACACCGACGGCGGTTTGATCGCGAACGGTGAGCCGATCGGTGCGTCGGGCCTGCGACAGATGCACGAACTGGTGCGCCAGTTGCGCGGCGAAGCGGGGGAGCGTCAGGTGCCCGGCCACCCGCGCGTCGGACTGGCCCAGGTCTACGGGGCCCCCGGCACCGCGTCGGCGACCATTCTCTCGCTGTAG
- a CDS encoding ArgK/MeaB family GTPase, producing MDISELLAAARGGSMRAAGRLLSLVESERRDELLAVLPASPVRTVGITGPPGAGKSTTVAVLVSAYRAAGLRVAVLAVDPSSPYSGGALLGDRIRMAAHINDPDVMIRSVATRGHLGGLAAAVPAAIRLLAALNYDIVVLETVGVGQSEIEIAAVADPTVAILNPGAGDAIQAAKAGLLEIADIIVVNKADRDGAEQTARDLHIETGLPILKIIAAQNIGIEALIAAIDDHHRADNDERRSIRARLQILSLAQSALQSHPGLAELAGRVADGDLDVYAATTRLLGGAQVSPR from the coding sequence ATGGATATCAGCGAATTGTTGGCCGCCGCCCGGGGCGGATCGATGCGGGCGGCGGGCCGGCTGCTGAGCCTGGTCGAAAGCGAGCGTCGCGACGAGCTGTTGGCGGTGCTGCCCGCGTCCCCGGTGCGCACCGTCGGGATCACCGGGCCGCCGGGCGCCGGCAAGTCGACCACCGTGGCGGTTCTCGTCTCGGCGTACCGGGCCGCCGGGCTGCGCGTCGCGGTGCTGGCCGTCGATCCGTCGTCCCCGTACAGCGGGGGTGCGCTGCTCGGCGACCGGATCCGGATGGCTGCCCACATCAACGACCCGGACGTGATGATCCGTTCGGTGGCCACCCGCGGGCATCTGGGCGGGCTGGCCGCCGCGGTGCCGGCGGCGATCCGGCTGCTGGCGGCGCTGAACTACGACATCGTGGTGCTGGAGACCGTCGGGGTCGGGCAGTCCGAGATCGAGATCGCCGCCGTCGCCGACCCGACGGTCGCCATCCTCAACCCGGGGGCCGGCGACGCGATCCAGGCCGCCAAGGCGGGACTGCTGGAGATCGCCGACATCATCGTGGTCAACAAGGCCGATCGCGACGGTGCTGAGCAGACCGCTCGCGACCTGCACATCGAGACCGGGCTGCCGATCCTCAAGATCATCGCCGCGCAGAACATCGGCATCGAGGCGCTGATCGCCGCCATCGATGACCACCACCGAGCCGACAACGACGAACGCCGTTCCATCCGGGCGCGGCTGCAGATCCTGTCACTGGCCCAGAGCGCGTTGCAGTCGCATCCCGGACTCGCTGAACTGGCCGGGCGGGTGGCCGACGGGGACCTCGACGTCTACGCGGCGACCACTCGGCTGCTCGGTGGGGCGCAGGTCAGCCCCCGATGA
- a CDS encoding Zn-ribbon domain-containing OB-fold protein yields the protein MQKALAPEISTWPDEFPQLIGSQCGACSATTFPRQQRCPKCSKADMSDLLLPRRGTVVAWTTQGFPPGAPYAGPTGKDFVPFGVGLVQLGDVIRVEGRLTENDPAKLEFGMEVELTMQPFATDDDGDELVTFWFQPVRKGSDS from the coding sequence ATGCAAAAGGCGCTTGCCCCCGAGATCTCCACCTGGCCCGATGAGTTCCCACAACTCATCGGGAGCCAGTGCGGTGCGTGTTCCGCGACGACGTTCCCACGCCAGCAGCGCTGCCCGAAGTGCAGCAAGGCCGACATGTCGGATCTGTTGTTGCCTCGCCGCGGCACGGTCGTGGCCTGGACGACCCAGGGGTTCCCGCCGGGAGCGCCATACGCCGGTCCGACCGGCAAGGATTTCGTGCCGTTCGGTGTCGGCCTGGTCCAACTCGGTGACGTGATCCGCGTCGAGGGCCGGCTCACCGAGAATGACCCGGCCAAACTGGAATTCGGCATGGAGGTCGAGCTGACGATGCAGCCGTTCGCCACCGATGACGACGGCGACGAGCTCGTCACCTTCTGGTTCCAGCCGGTTCGGAAAGGGTCCGACTCATGA
- a CDS encoding thiolase family protein, translated as MPDAVIVSALRTPIGTAKKGTLRDTDAYLLADHVVAAVAAGLGGAPVDDVILGEGLYGGGVIARHAAVTAGLTSVPGLAVNRHCAAGQSAVQSAAASIRAGMDQLVIAGGVNSASTSPRFLRQVGSEFAPWFPPTHPDRPEAPNMDMSITVGWNAAVKAGVSREEMDAWALGSHQKAIAAIDGGRFVDEIVPIDTPHGVFDTDEHPRRDTTLEKLAGLKVLHPEIDGFSITAGNACGANDASAALAIASDRLGLPALGLIRAWASVGVDPAFTGLAPVEAITKALSRARMSLSDVDLFEINEAFAAMCVATIKLLDIDPAKVNVSGSGCSLGHPVAATGARMIVTMVHELRRRGGGVGVAAMCAGGGMGSATVIEVAP; from the coding sequence ATGCCTGATGCCGTGATCGTCTCCGCGCTGCGCACACCGATCGGCACCGCCAAGAAGGGCACACTGCGCGATACCGACGCCTATCTGCTCGCCGACCATGTCGTGGCAGCGGTCGCCGCCGGACTCGGCGGCGCCCCGGTGGACGATGTCATCCTCGGCGAAGGCCTCTACGGCGGCGGTGTGATCGCCCGGCACGCAGCCGTCACCGCCGGCCTGACCTCGGTGCCCGGACTGGCCGTGAACAGGCACTGTGCGGCCGGACAGTCCGCCGTGCAGTCCGCCGCGGCGAGTATCCGGGCCGGGATGGATCAGCTGGTGATCGCCGGCGGGGTGAACTCCGCATCCACCTCACCGCGGTTCCTCCGCCAGGTGGGTTCGGAGTTTGCGCCGTGGTTCCCGCCGACCCATCCGGATCGGCCCGAGGCGCCCAACATGGACATGTCCATCACCGTCGGCTGGAACGCCGCGGTCAAGGCCGGGGTGAGCCGGGAGGAGATGGACGCCTGGGCGCTCGGCTCACACCAGAAGGCCATCGCGGCCATCGATGGGGGCCGCTTCGTAGACGAGATCGTGCCGATCGACACCCCGCACGGAGTGTTCGACACCGACGAACACCCGCGCCGGGACACCACATTGGAGAAGTTGGCCGGTCTGAAGGTGCTTCACCCCGAGATCGACGGTTTCTCGATCACCGCAGGCAATGCCTGCGGTGCCAACGACGCGTCGGCGGCACTGGCGATCGCCAGCGACCGCCTCGGGTTGCCCGCGTTGGGCCTCATCCGCGCCTGGGCGTCGGTGGGGGTGGACCCGGCGTTCACCGGACTCGCGCCGGTGGAGGCCATCACCAAGGCGTTGTCCCGGGCCAGGATGTCGCTTTCCGACGTCGACCTCTTCGAGATCAACGAGGCGTTCGCGGCGATGTGCGTCGCCACCATAAAGCTGCTCGACATCGACCCCGCCAAGGTCAACGTCAGCGGCAGCGGCTGTTCGCTCGGCCATCCGGTCGCCGCCACCGGAGCCCGGATGATCGTCACTATGGTGCACGAATTGCGCAGGCGCGGAGGCGGTGTCGGAGTGGCTGCGATGTGTGCGGGCGGCGGCATGGGTTCGGCCACGGTCATCGAGGTCGCGCCATAG
- a CDS encoding 2Fe-2S iron-sulfur cluster-binding protein gives MTAEPVPADEVTILLDGARTTILPVAGDTLLETARRAGLTPPFACEAGNCGTCIAKLSEGSATMKVNDALDDDEVEEGYVLTCQAIPDPGPLTVNYDD, from the coding sequence ATGACGGCCGAACCAGTGCCCGCCGACGAAGTGACGATCCTGCTCGACGGTGCCCGCACCACCATCCTGCCGGTCGCCGGGGACACGCTACTGGAGACCGCCCGCCGCGCCGGCTTGACACCCCCGTTCGCCTGCGAGGCCGGCAACTGCGGCACCTGCATCGCCAAACTCAGCGAGGGCAGCGCGACCATGAAGGTCAATGACGCGCTCGACGACGACGAGGTCGAAGAGGGTTATGTGCTGACGTGCCAGGCGATCCCGGATCCGGGCCCGCTGACGGTGAATTACGACGACTGA
- a CDS encoding TIGR03564 family F420-dependent LLM class oxidoreductase, with translation MRLGVMIGAERGDMSRKVKKLVSDIEWADSAGLATAWMPQVPDDFDLLTMVSLMASHSTRIELGTAVVPLQAQHPIALARQALSVHAISNGRLALGVGPSHHWIIRDMLGLPYDKPAAYTRDYLQVFNAAIAGPGPVDVENDHFTVHNPTALAAESPMPVLVAALGPVMLQIAGEHADGTSLWMADEKAIGEHIAPKINKAAAGAGKPAPRIVAGIPVTLCANSEIDSAKDRANRILAEAETSPNYQRLLDRGDARTVGDLCAAGDEESILKRFKAFADAGVTDLSVRLLPIGDTRDELIASKYRTREVIAELAKQVR, from the coding sequence ATGAGACTGGGCGTGATGATCGGGGCCGAGCGCGGCGACATGTCCCGCAAGGTCAAAAAGCTGGTCTCCGATATCGAGTGGGCCGACTCGGCCGGTCTGGCCACCGCATGGATGCCGCAGGTGCCCGACGATTTCGACCTGCTGACCATGGTGTCGCTGATGGCCTCGCACAGCACCCGCATCGAACTGGGCACCGCGGTGGTGCCGCTGCAGGCTCAGCATCCCATTGCACTGGCGCGCCAGGCACTCTCGGTGCACGCCATCTCGAATGGTCGACTGGCCCTGGGGGTGGGACCGTCGCACCATTGGATCATCCGGGACATGCTCGGGTTGCCCTATGACAAGCCCGCCGCCTACACCCGCGACTATCTGCAGGTGTTCAACGCGGCCATCGCGGGACCCGGTCCGGTCGACGTGGAGAACGATCACTTCACCGTGCACAACCCCACCGCGCTGGCCGCCGAGTCGCCGATGCCGGTGCTGGTGGCCGCGCTCGGCCCGGTGATGCTGCAGATCGCCGGTGAGCACGCCGACGGGACATCGCTGTGGATGGCCGACGAGAAGGCCATCGGCGAGCACATCGCTCCCAAGATCAACAAGGCGGCGGCCGGGGCAGGCAAGCCCGCGCCCCGCATCGTGGCCGGCATCCCGGTGACGCTGTGCGCGAACTCCGAGATCGACTCGGCGAAGGATCGCGCCAACCGGATCCTGGCCGAGGCCGAGACCTCGCCGAACTATCAGCGACTGCTCGACCGTGGCGATGCCCGCACCGTCGGTGATCTGTGTGCCGCGGGAGACGAGGAGTCGATCCTCAAGCGGTTCAAAGCCTTCGCCGATGCCGGCGTCACGGATCTGTCGGTACGGCTACTGCCGATCGGGGACACCCGTGACGAGTTGATCGCGTCCAAGTACCGGACCCGTGAGGTGATCGCCGAGCTCGCCAAGCAGGTCCGATGA
- a CDS encoding CaiB/BaiF CoA transferase family protein has product MLAGPYATMLLADLGAEVIKVEPPGGEISRQVSDSYFASLNRNKRSVCLDLRSAEGQTKLGELVSDSHALLVNMKPSAIKKLGLTYQHLRRHNEQIVCVALTGYGLHGGDDPAFDYVIQAATGVAAMTGDPDGPPTLPGYSAADNSTGLTAALGLLAQIVSGRGGQVDVCLRDVMLSQLNYRAAAYLNDGTAPKRYPFGAHSYYVPAQLFPTADGYLALFITHDGFWRSFAAEAGVTGFATMAQRAAAREDVLTAVTAALAGDTAVNWERRLTLLGIPAAAVRSLPEALEATPDLVVQAGDFRLVASPIKIDGFAPEYRPAPVFQAAQSS; this is encoded by the coding sequence ATGCTGGCCGGTCCGTACGCCACCATGCTGCTCGCCGATCTCGGCGCCGAGGTCATCAAGGTGGAACCGCCCGGCGGTGAGATCTCCCGGCAGGTCAGCGACAGCTATTTCGCCAGCCTCAACCGCAACAAGCGCAGCGTGTGCCTGGATCTGCGCTCGGCCGAGGGGCAGACCAAACTCGGCGAGCTGGTGTCGGATTCGCATGCGCTGCTGGTCAACATGAAACCGTCGGCGATCAAGAAGCTCGGGCTGACCTATCAGCATCTGCGCCGGCACAACGAGCAGATCGTGTGTGTCGCGCTCACCGGATACGGCCTGCACGGCGGCGACGACCCGGCCTTCGACTATGTCATCCAGGCCGCGACCGGGGTGGCGGCAATGACCGGTGATCCCGACGGTCCGCCGACACTGCCCGGATACTCGGCGGCGGACAACTCGACCGGGCTGACGGCCGCACTGGGGCTGCTGGCGCAGATCGTCTCCGGGCGGGGCGGGCAGGTGGACGTGTGCCTGCGCGACGTGATGCTCTCGCAGCTGAACTACCGGGCCGCGGCGTACCTCAACGACGGTACCGCCCCGAAACGGTATCCCTTCGGGGCGCACTCCTATTACGTTCCCGCGCAGCTCTTCCCGACTGCCGACGGCTATCTGGCCTTGTTCATCACCCACGACGGGTTTTGGAGGTCGTTCGCGGCTGAGGCGGGGGTGACCGGCTTCGCGACGATGGCGCAGCGGGCTGCCGCACGTGAGGACGTGCTCACCGCGGTGACCGCGGCGCTGGCCGGTGACACCGCGGTCAACTGGGAGCGGCGGCTCACACTGCTGGGTATTCCGGCCGCCGCGGTGCGGTCATTGCCCGAGGCGCTGGAAGCCACTCCGGATCTGGTGGTGCAGGCCGGCGATTTCCGGCTGGTGGCCAGCCCGATCAAGATCGACGGCTTCGCCCCGGAGTATCGGCCCGCGCCGGTCTTCCAGGCGGCTCAGTCGTCGTAA